A part of Diceros bicornis minor isolate mBicDic1 chromosome 10, mDicBic1.mat.cur, whole genome shotgun sequence genomic DNA contains:
- the METTL5 gene encoding rRNA N6-adenosine-methyltransferase METTL5 isoform X1 — protein MKKLRLKELESRLQQVDGFEKPKLLLEQYPTRPHIAACMLYTIHNTYDDIENKVVADLGCGCGVLSIGTAMLGAGLCVGFDIDEDALEIFNRNVEEFGLTNIDMIQCDVCSLSNRMSKSFDTVIMNPPFGTKNNKGTDMAFLKTALEMARTAVYSLHKSSTREHIQKKAAEWKIKIDVIAELRYDLPASYKFHRKKSVDIEVDLIRFSF, from the exons atgaagaaattgaggcttaagGAACTAGAGAGCCGCCTGCAACAAGTGGATGGATTCGAAAAGCCCAAGCTACTTCTAGAACAGTATCCGACCAGGCCGCACATTGCAG CATGTATGCTCTATACAATCCATAACACATATGATGACATTGAAAATAAAGTGGTTGCAGATCTAGGATGTGGTTGTGGAGTGCTCAGCATCGGGACTGCAATGTTAGGAGCAGG ATTGTGTGTTGGATTTGACATAGATGAAGATGCATTGGAAATATTTAATAGGAATGTGGAAGAGTTTGGGTTAACAAATATTGACATGATTCAATGTGATGTGTGCTCATTATCTAACAGAATGTCCAAGTCATTTGATACAGTAATTATGAATCCTCCCTTTGGGACCAAAAATAATAAAG gGACAGATATGGCATTTCTGAAGACTGCTTTGGAAATGGCAAGAACAGCAGTATATTCTTTACATAAATCCTCAACTAGAGAA CATATTCAAAAGAAAGCTGCAGAATGGAAAATCAAGATAGATGTCATTGCAG AGCTGCGATACGACTTGCCAGCATCATACaaatttcatagaaaaaaatca GTGGACATAGAAGTGGACCTAATtcggttttctttttaa
- the METTL5 gene encoding rRNA N6-adenosine-methyltransferase METTL5 isoform X2, with the protein MKKLRLKELESRLQQVDGFEKPKLLLEQYPTRPHIAACMLYTIHNTYDDIENKVVADLGCGCGVLSIGTAMLGAGLCVGFDIDEDALEIFNRNVEEFGLTNIDMIQCDVCSLSNRMSKSFDTVIMNPPFGTKNNKGTDMAFLKTALEMARTAVYSLHKSSTRESCDTTCQHHTNFIEKNQWT; encoded by the exons atgaagaaattgaggcttaagGAACTAGAGAGCCGCCTGCAACAAGTGGATGGATTCGAAAAGCCCAAGCTACTTCTAGAACAGTATCCGACCAGGCCGCACATTGCAG CATGTATGCTCTATACAATCCATAACACATATGATGACATTGAAAATAAAGTGGTTGCAGATCTAGGATGTGGTTGTGGAGTGCTCAGCATCGGGACTGCAATGTTAGGAGCAGG ATTGTGTGTTGGATTTGACATAGATGAAGATGCATTGGAAATATTTAATAGGAATGTGGAAGAGTTTGGGTTAACAAATATTGACATGATTCAATGTGATGTGTGCTCATTATCTAACAGAATGTCCAAGTCATTTGATACAGTAATTATGAATCCTCCCTTTGGGACCAAAAATAATAAAG gGACAGATATGGCATTTCTGAAGACTGCTTTGGAAATGGCAAGAACAGCAGTATATTCTTTACATAAATCCTCAACTAGAGAA AGCTGCGATACGACTTGCCAGCATCATACaaatttcatagaaaaaaatca GTGGACATAG